The Daucus carota subsp. sativus chromosome 7, DH1 v3.0, whole genome shotgun sequence genome window below encodes:
- the LOC108196049 gene encoding uncharacterized protein LOC108196049 isoform X1, with amino-acid sequence MDRATWMYKLPRVAHEYVSGVNEFISCAVENLKKKGTEHGNEEMITCPCRDCSNLKKYPNVETVREHLFRRGFMKDYTKWIWHGEGIQSRKTETISRNNENYGDDMDDTNKEDDVENDRVHEMIEDVEDLLMHQPEVLEHLVDDSKKPLYPGCSDQFTRLSTTLKLCKLKVKNGWSDKSFTEMLKLLADILPLKNELPTSTYEAKKILCPMGMNVKKIHACPNHCVLFRNEHEHLHACPKCGASRFKREGSNSCINDKKRPPVKVLRYLPIVERFKRLFANVNDAKLLRWHVERRKSDGMLRHPADSPQWRTIDGKFPEFGGELRNLRLGLSADGMNPYRTLSSQHSTWPVVLTIYNLPPWLCMKRKYIMLALLIPGPTEAGNDIDVYLQPLIEDLMLLWDQGVEIYDAYSRTNFILHAMVFCTISDFPGYGNLSGYSVKGANACPICEDATIDIHLHNCKKNVYMGHRTFLPLNHPYRKNKKSFDGTIETRVARLPLTGKEVFQRVKDIDVVLGKLYKRPIVSSVWKKRSIFWDLPYWEHLQVRHCLDFMHIEKNVCESIIGTLLNIPGKTKDGMKARLDLQEMGIRAELAPQQSGKRTYLPPACFTLSRKEKISLCECLSTVKVPSGYSSNPKNFVSMKDLKLIGLKSHDCHVLMQHLLHVAIRGILPKDVRLAITKLCFFFNAICSKVIDPMTLDKLQADIIVTLCEFEMYFFHSFFDIMVHLVVHLVREVKICGPLYLHQMYPFERFLCILKAYVRNRRLPEASIVEGYTIEETIGFCTDYLASTDRVGIPISRHEGRLQGQGTLGHKMISPSAEMLDRAHLFVLQHMTDVHSYLQEHLFDIQKNHPSKSGKWVTNEHNRSFVKWFRDRVMLQYSSSHSSVSNTVKWLAYGPDMPVRYYQAYDVNGYTFYTQCQDQKSTVQNSGVCVEASSTEFDRGNSMTSRDIKKSYYGVIEEIWELDYRDFKVALFKCKWFDIKRGVRMDDSGFTLVDFVRFGHEDDPFIFATQVNQVFYIRDPADPKWSIVLQSKRCIVGIDNVEDEEEYNQFDDNPPFSIGIQTTTLREDNVDINYARNDHDEGVWIDGHL; translated from the coding sequence atGGATCGTGCCACATGGATGTATAAATTACCGCGGGTCGCACATGAGTATGTTAGTGGGGTTAATGAATTCATTTCATGTGCGGTGGAGAACTTAAAGAAGAAAGGCACTGAACATGGTAATGAAGAAATGATCACATGTCCCTGTCGCGACTGTTCTAATTTAAAAAAGTATCCTAATGTCGAGACAGTGCGTGAACATTTATTTCGACGTGGTTTCATGAAAGATTATACTAAGTGGATTTGGCATGGTGAAGGAATACAATCCAGAAAAACAGAGACAATTAGCagaaataatgaaaattatggAGATGATATGGATGATACCAATAAAGAAGATGATGTAGAAAACGACAGGGTCCATGAGATGATTGAAGATGTTGAAGATCTTCTAATGCACCAGCCAGAAGTTCTTGAACACTTGGTTGATGACTCCAAAAAACCTTTGTATCCCGGGTGCAGTGATCAGTTTACGAGGTTGTCAACTACCCTTAAATTGTGTAAGCTTAAAGTGAAGAATGGATGGAGTGACAAGAGTTTCACTGAAATGCTAAAACTTCTGGCAGACATTCTTCCGCTGAAGAATGAGCTTCCCACTTCCACCTATGAGGCGAAGAAGATATTGTGTCCGATGGGTATGAATGTGAAGAAGATACATGCATGTCCAAATCACTGTGTGTTGTTTCGCAACGAGCATGAACATCTACACGCCTGTCCAAAATGCGGAGCATCTAGGTTCAAGCGGGAAGGAAGTAATTCTTGTATTAATGACAAGAAGAGGCCTCCGGTCAAGGTTTTGCGTTATCTGCCTATAGTGGAACGATTCAAACGACTCTTTGCAAATGTAAATGATGCGAAGCTTTTGAGATGGCATGTTGAACGAAGAAAATCAGATGGGATGCTCCGACACCCAGCCGACTCACCACAATGGAGAACCATTGATGGAAAGTTTCCGGAATTTGGTGGAGAACTTAGAAACCTTCGACTTGGCCTTTCTGCAGATGGCATGAATCCGTATCGCACTTTAAGCTCACAACATAGTACTTGGCCGGTTGTTTTAACCATTTATAACTTGCCTCCTTGGTTATGCATGAAGCGCAAGTACATAATGTTGGCGTTGCTAATACCCGGCCCTACAGAGGCAGGGAATGACATAGATGTTTATCTCCAACCACTTATTGAAGATCTAATGTTATTGTGGGATCAAGGTGTGGAGATATATGATGCCTACAGCCGAACAAACTTCATCCTGCATGCCATGGTTTTCTGCACCATAAGCGACTTTCCTGGATACGGAAATCTATCTGGGTACAGTGTCAAAGGAGCTAATGCTTGTCCGATTTGTGAAGATGCGACGATTGACATTCACTTACACaattgcaaaaaaaatgtatacatGGGTCATCGTACTTTTCTTCCTCTTAACCACCCTTATCGTAAGAACAAAAAGTCTTTTGATGGGACTATCGAAACTCGAGTGGCTCGTTTACCTTTAACCGGGAAGGAGGTTTTTCAACGAGTCAAAGATATTGATGTTGTGCTTGGGAAGTTATATAAAAGGCCAATCGTAAGTAGCGTCTGGAAGAAGAGATCTATTTTCTGGGATCTTCCATATTGGGAGCACTTGCAAGTCCGGCACTGTCTTGATTTTATGCATATTGAAAAAAATGTTTGTGAAAGCATTATTGGAACTTTGTTGAATATACCTGGCAAAACAAAGGATGGCATGAAAGCCAGATTAGACTTGCAGGAGATGGGTATTCGGGCAGAGTTAGCACCGCAACAATCTGGTAAACGTACATATCTACCTCCAGCTTGTTTCACTTTGTCTAGAAAAGAGAAAATCAGCTTGTGTGAGTGTTTATCTACTGTGAAAGTTCCATCTGGGTATTCCTCGAACCCTAAAAATTTTGTCTCAATGAAAGATTTGAAGCTGATAGGTTTGAAGTCACATGATTGTCACGTTTTAATGCAACATCTACTTCATGTTGCAATTCGTGGCATATTGCCCAAGGACGTGAGACTAGCGATCACGAAACTTTGCTTCTTCTTTAATGCTATATGCAGTAAGGTAATTGATCCCATGACATTAGATAAATTGCAAGCTGACATTATTGTCACACTTTGTGAATTTGAAATGTACTTCTTTCACTCATTCTTTGACATAATGGTGCATTTAGTGGTTCATCTTGTGAGAGAGGTTAAGATTTGTGGTCCTTTATATCTGCACCAAATGTATCCTTTCGAGAGATTCTTGTGTATCTTAAAAGCATATGTAAGAAACCGACGTCTGCCCGAAGCCAGTATAGTTGAAGGGTATACAATTGAAGAGACTATTGGATTTTGCACGGACTATCTAGCATCTACTGATCGGGTTGGAATTCCAATATCTCGTCATGAAGGAAGACTTCAAGGTCAGGGTACGTTGGGACATAAAATGATATCTCCTAGTGCTGAAATGCTTGATAGAGCCCATTTATTCGTATTACAACACATGACTGATGTCCATTCCTACTTACAAGAGCACTTGTTCgatattcaaaaaaatcatcCTTCTAAGAGCGGAAAATGGGTTACAAATGAACACAATCGATCATTTGTTAAATGGTTTAGAGATCGAGTGATGTTGCAATATTCATCAAGTCATTCTTCCGTTTCTAATACAGTTAAATGGCTAGCATATGGTCCTGACATGCCAGTGAGATATTACCAAGCATATGATGTTAATGGGTATACTTTCTATACACAATGTCAAGATCAGAAAAGTACAGTGCAAAATAGTGGAGTCTGTGTAGAAGCTTCTTCTACGGAATTTGATAGAGGCAATTCCATGACCTCAAGAGATATAAAGAAGTCGTACTATGGGGTGATTGAAGAAATTTGGGAGCTTGACTACAGGGATTTCAAGGTTGCTCTCTTTAAATGTAAATGGTTCGATATAAAGCGTGGTGTTCGGATGGATGACTCGGGTTTCACTTTAGTAGACTTTGTTCGGTTTGGCCACGAGGATGACCCATTCATATTTGCTACACAGGTTAACCAAGTATTTTATATTCGAGATCCCGCTGATCCTAAGTGGTCCATTGTTCTTCAAAGTAAACGATGCATTGTTGGAATTGATAATGTTGAAGACGAGGAGgaatataatcaatttgatgATAATCCCCCTTTCTCCATTGGTATACAAACGACCACATTAAGGGAAGACAATGTAGATATAAATTATGCACGCAATGACCATGATGAAGGGGTATGGATTGATGGTCATCTATGA